The Solibacillus sp. FSL W7-1464 genome contains a region encoding:
- a CDS encoding DUF6366 family protein → MSTRKETPEQERERLYREEQKKNPAGNFNDNLNRTQAGMPNTTGMSAKEIGVLILIVLVIFIVYSIYKAF, encoded by the coding sequence ATGTCTACAAGAAAAGAAACACCAGAACAGGAAAGAGAACGTTTATACCGAGAAGAACAAAAAAAGAATCCTGCTGGGAATTTCAATGACAATCTTAATCGCACACAAGCAGGTATGCCTAATACTACTGGAATGAGTGCCAAAGAAATTGGGGTATTGATTTTAATTGTTCTTGTAATTTTTATTGTATATAGCATCTACAAAGCATTTTAA
- the tnpA gene encoding IS66 family insertion sequence element accessory protein TnpA: MKRSERQLMWQSRIQAFHTSGEASVAAWCAKENVPVQSMYQWLRKSRTQTKIQPAQWLPVVVQEPVLPETIPITIKLNGITIDCPPDFDEATLTKVLQVVQHHVH, encoded by the coding sequence ATGAAACGATCAGAACGTCAGCTGATGTGGCAATCTCGTATTCAAGCTTTCCACACGAGTGGTGAAGCAAGCGTTGCTGCTTGGTGCGCAAAAGAAAATGTACCTGTTCAAAGTATGTATCAGTGGCTGCGTAAATCACGGACGCAGACAAAAATTCAACCTGCTCAGTGGTTACCTGTTGTTGTACAAGAGCCTGTTCTACCTGAAACGATTCCCATTACGATTAAATTAAATGGCATCACCATTGACTGTCCACCCGATTTTGATGAAGCGACTTTAACGAAAGTCCTTCAGGTTGTCCAACATCATGTTCACTAA
- the tnpB gene encoding IS66 family insertion sequence element accessory protein TnpB (TnpB, as the term is used for proteins encoded by IS66 family insertion elements, is considered an accessory protein, since TnpC, encoded by a neighboring gene, is a DDE family transposase.) — protein MFTNLRMDQVFIACGPTDLRKSVDGLAAIVQESFQLDPFSSHLFVFCNRKKDKLKILHWDHNGFWLFYRRLEDGLFDWPDEATTPLKISGRQFKWLLEGLPMNQKSSHMKISAKVVI, from the coding sequence ATGTTCACTAATTTAAGAATGGATCAAGTGTTCATTGCGTGTGGACCAACAGATTTACGGAAATCCGTGGATGGTCTCGCTGCAATTGTACAAGAAAGCTTTCAGCTTGATCCCTTTTCATCGCATCTCTTTGTATTCTGTAACCGAAAAAAGGATAAATTAAAAATCCTTCACTGGGACCATAATGGATTTTGGCTCTTTTATCGTCGTTTAGAAGATGGCCTGTTTGACTGGCCCGATGAAGCGACTACGCCATTGAAAATTTCAGGCAGGCAATTTAAATGGTTACTCGAAGGGTTACCTATGAATCAAAAATCCTCACATATGAAGATTTCTGCTAAAGTTGTCATTTGA
- the tnpC gene encoding IS66 family transposase, translating to MVKIELTPTLTIEELAKKNAALEKQNEALLAKLNWWEAQFRLSQQKKYGASSEKTNQDQLTLTLFNEMEMTSDNTVEEPTLETVTYKRKKRSGQIEAMLENLPVETIHYRLSEEEQVCLCCGEKTHEMSTQIRRELKIIPAQVEVVEHVQHIYSCRHCEKEGTETPIVTAKMPAPMYPGSLASPSAMAYLMSQKYCEGLPLYRQEKQLERMGISLSRQTMANWMMYGANTWLIHLYHHLHKKLLQEDIAHADETSLQVLNEPGRAATSKSFMWMYRTGREVAPIVLYDYQTTRSGKHPKAFLQGFSGYLHVDGYAGYHDLKNVELVGCWAHARRKYDEALKSLPANLQNTEQPCAAKIGLQFCNRLFAIDKKINKMDDCTPERRYDERLKQSKPVLDDFLVWLKTEKARVAPKTKLGEAITYCLNQWQKLVVFLKDGRLELDNNRGERSIKPFVIGRKAWLFASSPKGAKASAVIYSIVETAKENQLDPLKYLTYVLEQLPLIERTDDAALDALMPWSDKIPTNCHVPKRTI from the coding sequence ATGGTAAAAATCGAACTTACTCCAACACTTACAATTGAAGAACTCGCAAAAAAGAATGCGGCGTTGGAAAAACAAAATGAAGCCCTACTGGCTAAACTCAACTGGTGGGAAGCACAGTTCCGCCTGAGCCAACAAAAGAAGTATGGTGCTTCAAGTGAAAAAACCAACCAAGATCAACTTACGCTGACGCTATTCAATGAAATGGAAATGACGTCAGATAACACGGTCGAAGAACCGACGCTTGAAACGGTTACCTATAAACGTAAAAAGCGTTCGGGTCAAATCGAAGCGATGTTAGAAAACTTGCCTGTCGAAACGATTCACTATCGTTTAAGCGAAGAAGAGCAGGTTTGTTTGTGTTGCGGTGAAAAGACACACGAAATGAGTACACAAATCCGTCGTGAATTGAAAATCATTCCGGCACAAGTCGAAGTGGTCGAACATGTTCAACACATTTACAGCTGCCGTCATTGTGAAAAAGAAGGAACAGAAACACCTATCGTCACAGCGAAAATGCCAGCGCCTATGTATCCAGGTAGCTTAGCTTCGCCATCAGCGATGGCTTATTTGATGAGCCAAAAATATTGTGAAGGTCTTCCGCTTTATCGACAAGAAAAACAATTAGAGCGAATGGGCATTTCACTCTCACGTCAAACGATGGCGAACTGGATGATGTATGGGGCGAACACATGGCTTATCCATTTATATCATCATCTTCATAAAAAACTACTACAAGAGGATATTGCCCATGCGGATGAGACCAGTTTACAAGTATTAAATGAACCTGGTCGCGCTGCGACAAGCAAATCGTTTATGTGGATGTATCGAACAGGTCGAGAAGTAGCGCCCATCGTGCTTTATGACTATCAAACTACACGCTCGGGTAAACATCCCAAAGCATTTTTACAAGGTTTTTCAGGTTATCTCCATGTCGATGGATATGCAGGTTATCACGACTTGAAAAATGTCGAGTTGGTCGGGTGCTGGGCGCACGCGCGTCGAAAATATGATGAAGCACTGAAATCCTTACCAGCAAATCTACAAAATACAGAGCAGCCATGTGCCGCAAAAATAGGCCTTCAATTCTGTAATCGTTTATTTGCGATCGACAAAAAGATTAATAAAATGGACGACTGTACACCTGAACGTCGCTACGATGAACGTCTGAAGCAGAGTAAACCTGTATTAGATGATTTTTTAGTATGGCTAAAAACAGAAAAAGCCCGTGTCGCACCAAAAACAAAATTAGGTGAAGCCATTACATACTGTTTAAATCAGTGGCAAAAACTCGTGGTATTTTTAAAGGATGGTCGTCTAGAGTTAGATAATAATCGAGGCGAACGTTCGATTAAACCGTTCGTTATCGGTCGCAAGGCGTGGTTATTTGCGAGTTCTCCAAAAGGCGCAAAGGCTAGTGCTGTCATTTACAGTATTGTAGAAACAGCCAAAGAGAACCAACTCGATCCGCTGAAATATTTAACGTATGTCTTGGAACAGCTGCCGTTAATTGAACGAACAGACGACGCAGCGTTAGATGCGTTGATGCCTTGGTCAGATAAAATTCCGACCAACTGCCACGTACCAAAACGAACTATATAG
- a CDS encoding nucleotidyltransferase domain-containing protein, giving the protein MIGAVKFIAGGWAIDLLIGKETREHKDIAIFRKDQLNLKAYLKRMGF; this is encoded by the coding sequence ATGATAGGAGCAGTTAAGTTTATTGCGGGTGGGTGGGCGATTGACCTTCTTATAGGGAAAGAAACAAGAGAACACAAAGATATAGCTATATTTCGAAAAGACCAACTAAATTTAAAAGCGTATTTAAAAAGAATGGGATTTTAA
- a CDS encoding ABC transporter permease, translated as MLTSLIVRNHKIFFRDRMLVFFSLLSVLISIGLFIVFLQKLQIDAISQVIEVTPAVELAVSQWMIAGILTMTAMTSTLAVFAIFVGDQESKRTADFLVTSASRFSIQLSYVISSVLIGFLMTAIAFIVCEIYLLTLGTQLPSIWKLIQLVGVIMLGVLLSAMINLVIVLLAKSAKAFSTVNSLIGTLIGFLCAVYVPMGVLPKAIQTVIQLFPVSHVAVLLRQLLMEDSLRTVFGNAEEAMDSYMLTYGVVYEIGGSILGTQSSALFIGGSIVGIAIFAAVLFRLQHK; from the coding sequence ATGCTGACGAGCTTAATTGTTCGCAATCATAAAATCTTCTTCCGGGACAGAATGCTCGTCTTTTTCTCGTTGCTGTCTGTCTTGATTTCAATCGGGTTATTTATTGTCTTTTTACAGAAACTGCAAATTGATGCCATTAGTCAGGTAATTGAAGTGACGCCCGCAGTTGAATTAGCTGTAAGTCAATGGATGATTGCCGGGATTTTGACAATGACAGCCATGACCTCAACACTGGCAGTATTTGCGATATTCGTAGGGGATCAGGAATCAAAGCGTACAGCGGATTTTCTTGTTACATCCGCATCCCGTTTTTCAATTCAGCTAAGCTATGTCATCAGCTCGGTCTTAATCGGGTTTCTCATGACGGCTATTGCTTTTATAGTATGTGAAATATATTTATTGACGCTTGGTACCCAGCTGCCGAGTATATGGAAGCTCATACAACTAGTCGGTGTGATTATGCTTGGTGTGTTGCTGAGCGCAATGATCAATTTAGTGATCGTACTTTTGGCGAAATCAGCAAAAGCATTTTCAACGGTAAATTCACTGATCGGTACACTCATTGGCTTTTTATGCGCGGTCTATGTTCCGATGGGCGTGCTGCCGAAAGCAATTCAAACGGTCATTCAATTATTTCCTGTCAGTCACGTCGCAGTATTGTTACGTCAGCTTTTGATGGAAGATTCTTTGCGAACGGTGTTTGGAAATGCGGAAGAGGCAATGGATTCCTATATGCTAACTTACGGCGTTGTTTACGAAATAGGCGGCAGTATTTTAGGAACGCAATCAAGTGCGCTGTTTATTGGCGGTTCGATTGTCGGTATCGCCATTTTTGCAGCTGTTCTATTCCGCCTGCAGCATAAGTGA
- a CDS encoding ATP-binding cassette domain-containing protein — protein MSNMQVLIDVQQLTKQYGEFEAVKGISFSVQKGALFAFLGSNGAGKSTTIEMLCTLLGKTSGTVSIDGHTLGTLKGNEAIRRTIGIVFQESILDHQLTVKENIVHRGRFYRLPKPILQENYDFVQQYLQLADIEHKKYGSLSGGQRRRADIARAIIHKPKLLFLDEPTTGLDPFTRQFVWATIDRLRKEIGMTIFLTTHYMEEAAHADDIVIMKNGEIIAQGSPNELKALYAKDYLQFVLKPTVAIDEVTAILPGAPEKQQDGWKVEVTSTISTIPVLAQLEPYIASFEVIKGSLDQVFIETNDAGEEN, from the coding sequence GTGAGTAACATGCAAGTATTAATTGATGTCCAGCAGTTAACAAAGCAGTACGGAGAATTCGAAGCCGTAAAAGGAATCAGCTTTTCCGTGCAAAAGGGGGCTCTATTTGCTTTCCTTGGGAGTAACGGTGCAGGTAAATCCACGACAATTGAAATGTTATGTACGCTTTTGGGGAAAACGAGCGGAACGGTTTCAATCGATGGGCATACACTTGGTACGCTGAAAGGCAATGAAGCGATTCGCCGGACGATTGGTATTGTATTTCAGGAAAGTATTTTAGATCACCAATTGACGGTGAAGGAAAATATCGTGCATCGTGGCCGTTTTTATCGTTTACCGAAGCCAATATTACAGGAAAATTATGATTTTGTGCAACAGTATTTACAGCTTGCAGACATCGAGCATAAAAAATACGGTTCGCTTTCAGGCGGGCAGCGTCGTCGGGCGGATATTGCGCGGGCAATAATTCATAAGCCTAAGCTGTTATTTTTAGATGAGCCGACGACCGGACTCGATCCATTTACACGACAATTTGTTTGGGCCACGATTGATCGGCTGCGCAAGGAAATCGGCATGACCATATTTTTGACAACACATTATATGGAAGAGGCAGCACATGCAGACGATATCGTCATCATGAAAAATGGTGAAATCATTGCACAAGGATCGCCGAATGAGCTAAAAGCGCTTTATGCGAAGGACTATTTGCAATTTGTATTAAAGCCGACTGTTGCCATTGATGAGGTAACAGCCATTTTACCTGGAGCGCCTGAAAAACAGCAGGACGGGTGGAAGGTGGAAGTGACTTCTACAATTTCGACGATTCCGGTTTTGGCACAACTCGAGCCATACATTGCATCATTTGAAGTAATTAAAGGTTCGCTCGACCAAGTATTTATTGAAACGAATGATGCGGGGGAGGAAAACTAA
- a CDS encoding DUF3021 domain-containing protein, whose product MKNLIQSILISLGSSYFIIMLISLKSPHDYWMSETIVHQFSYAVILGVVIAVANQLYKLDWSMFAVLIIHYVITVTAVFIIGYYGSWFELDNGKSIFTLYARASVIYLIVWLYYYTDEKRAIRKMNSQLQHRGE is encoded by the coding sequence GTGAAAAATTTAATACAAAGCATTTTGATAAGTTTAGGTTCATCCTATTTCATCATCATGCTTATCTCATTAAAGTCGCCACATGATTACTGGATGAGTGAGACGATTGTCCATCAGTTTTCCTATGCAGTCATTTTGGGAGTTGTCATTGCAGTAGCAAACCAACTGTATAAATTGGATTGGTCAATGTTTGCTGTACTTATAATCCATTATGTAATTACTGTAACGGCAGTCTTTATCATAGGTTATTATGGCAGCTGGTTCGAACTTGATAACGGCAAATCCATCTTTACTTTATACGCTCGCGCTTCGGTGATTTATCTCATCGTTTGGCTGTATTACTATACCGATGAAAAGCGTGCAATTCGAAAAATGAACAGTCAACTTCAACATCGAGGTGAGTAA
- a CDS encoding LytTR family DNA-binding domain-containing protein, whose translation MKIHLHIEQQLSEIEVHVHAPEYGEQVAQLLKKLNQATKNDTIAGYIDGDIHLIKMQDVYSIYSEQGKVYIQTDEQELEVKQKLYELEERFSTQLIRVNKATLVHFEKIASIQSKVLGNPQLTLENGVMIPISRNYFKALKEAFGLGGNGK comes from the coding sequence ATGAAAATACATTTACATATTGAGCAGCAGCTCTCGGAGATCGAAGTTCATGTGCATGCGCCGGAATACGGTGAGCAAGTGGCACAACTGCTGAAAAAGCTCAATCAAGCAACGAAAAATGATACAATCGCCGGCTACATTGATGGGGATATTCATTTGATTAAAATGCAGGATGTGTACAGCATATACAGCGAGCAGGGCAAAGTTTATATCCAGACAGATGAGCAGGAGCTGGAAGTGAAACAAAAGCTTTATGAGCTGGAGGAACGATTTTCAACACAGCTGATACGTGTCAATAAGGCGACACTTGTGCATTTTGAGAAAATTGCTTCCATTCAGTCGAAGGTTCTTGGCAACCCGCAACTTACGCTCGAAAATGGAGTCATGATTCCAATCAGCCGCAATTATTTCAAAGCGTTAAAAGAGGCATTCGGGTTAGGGGGAAACGGCAAGTGA
- a CDS encoding SDR family oxidoreductase, giving the protein MGNPNLNDPRKKFHTEKFPDQEQSTPAIQNEMSPKPDCGEKSYKGHQRLEGRNALITGGDSGIGRAAAIAYAREGANVAIQFFPGEEEDANEVKALIEEAGKKALLLPYDLREDGAATEMVKKTVEAFGGLDTLVLNAGQQIAQQTLSDLTIKQVEDTFKVNVISMFEAVKAAEEHLEPGSAIITTTSVQSYNPSTFLMDYASTKGAISNFTVNLSAYFASKGVRVNGIAPGPIWTPLQLDNGQPDGKIPEFGQNSPLGRAGQPVELAPVYVLLASDEGSYITGQIYGVTGGEAIDL; this is encoded by the coding sequence ATGGGAAACCCAAACCTAAACGATCCACGAAAAAAATTTCATACGGAGAAATTCCCGGATCAAGAACAGAGTACTCCGGCGATACAAAACGAAATGAGTCCCAAACCTGATTGTGGAGAAAAATCATATAAAGGGCATCAGCGTCTGGAAGGGCGAAATGCATTAATTACCGGTGGCGATTCCGGAATTGGCCGTGCTGCCGCGATTGCCTATGCACGCGAAGGCGCTAATGTCGCAATTCAATTCTTCCCTGGCGAAGAAGAAGACGCAAATGAAGTAAAAGCATTAATCGAAGAAGCCGGCAAAAAAGCATTGCTTCTGCCATATGACTTGCGTGAAGATGGCGCGGCGACAGAAATGGTGAAAAAAACAGTGGAAGCTTTTGGCGGATTGGATACGCTCGTATTGAATGCGGGACAGCAGATCGCACAGCAGACACTAAGCGATTTAACGATCAAACAAGTAGAAGATACGTTCAAAGTAAATGTTATCAGCATGTTTGAAGCCGTTAAAGCTGCTGAAGAACATTTGGAACCGGGAAGTGCGATTATTACGACGACATCGGTTCAATCGTACAATCCATCTACCTTTTTAATGGACTATGCTTCTACAAAAGGTGCGATCAGCAACTTTACCGTAAACCTTTCAGCATACTTCGCTTCTAAAGGGGTACGTGTGAACGGGATTGCGCCAGGCCCGATTTGGACACCTTTGCAGTTGGATAACGGACAACCGGACGGCAAAATCCCTGAATTTGGCCAAAATTCACCACTTGGCCGTGCTGGACAGCCGGTAGAGCTTGCCCCAGTATATGTCCTTCTGGCATCCGATGAAGGAAGCTATATTACCGGTCAAATTTACGGCGTAACAGGTGGCGAAGCGATCGACCTATAA
- a CDS encoding thiamine pyrophosphate-binding protein, with protein sequence MGKTERTVSELMLDQLYMFGVRRIYGVVGDATFGLIDALAKQDKIKYIAVKHESTAAFMASAEAKLTGGLGVCTATMGPGAANLINGLGDAHADRAPVLAITGQAESGKIGTEYPQYIDQQELVKPFAAYSANLASPDATIEVLQKAARTSLGQRVVTHISIPKDIMMMPAKGEPRRLPDVIEGASSFTNESLKHAVDIMKTAKRPMILAGLGATSVSADLEKLADLWGAGILTSLGGKGLFDESSPLVLQGIGEGGNPHAADVFKQADVVLLAGTTWWPEGFVPTDARIIQIDRQFDKFVKEIPTELGIMGKTEEVIPILTESLQQFSRSEDWVEHLQQVKEKWAAQNEQEGNTKGYPVHPSRIIRAIDRTVAPDAILALDTGDNTVWTNRNFKQKEQSVLFSGYWRTMGFGLPAAMAAKLIKPEKQVVAIVGDGGLQMVLADLLTATRYELDITVVVLNNESLQMERDKLKVAKKEEVGVDLTNPDFVKLAEACGWKGLRPASDTELESVMEEALNTIGPTLVDISTAQVFFPETQ encoded by the coding sequence ATGGGAAAAACAGAGCGAACAGTTTCTGAATTAATGCTTGATCAATTGTATATGTTCGGTGTACGACGGATATATGGAGTAGTAGGTGATGCAACATTCGGACTGATCGATGCACTGGCGAAACAGGATAAAATTAAATACATTGCGGTCAAACATGAGTCGACAGCTGCTTTTATGGCGTCTGCAGAAGCAAAATTAACTGGTGGTCTTGGTGTGTGTACGGCAACGATGGGACCAGGTGCAGCGAATCTTATCAATGGACTCGGTGATGCACATGCAGACAGAGCGCCTGTCCTGGCAATTACCGGGCAGGCCGAAAGCGGTAAAATCGGCACGGAATATCCGCAATATATTGACCAGCAGGAGCTTGTGAAGCCATTTGCCGCTTATTCTGCAAATCTGGCCAGCCCGGATGCAACAATTGAAGTTCTGCAAAAAGCAGCGCGAACTTCTCTCGGACAAAGGGTTGTAACCCATATATCAATACCAAAGGATATTATGATGATGCCTGCTAAGGGAGAGCCGCGCCGATTGCCGGATGTAATTGAAGGTGCTTCCAGCTTTACGAATGAAAGCCTGAAACACGCAGTGGACATTATGAAAACAGCCAAGCGACCAATGATTCTGGCTGGTCTAGGCGCCACTTCTGTTTCAGCGGATCTGGAAAAACTGGCGGATCTGTGGGGAGCCGGCATTCTTACAAGTTTAGGCGGAAAAGGTTTGTTTGATGAATCTTCACCGCTTGTATTACAAGGGATTGGCGAAGGCGGGAATCCTCATGCTGCTGATGTATTTAAACAGGCAGATGTCGTACTTCTTGCAGGGACGACTTGGTGGCCGGAAGGGTTTGTGCCTACGGATGCCCGAATTATCCAGATCGACCGCCAATTTGATAAGTTCGTAAAAGAAATTCCGACAGAACTTGGAATCATGGGAAAAACAGAAGAGGTTATTCCCATTTTAACGGAGAGCCTGCAACAATTCAGCCGTTCGGAGGATTGGGTAGAACATTTACAACAAGTAAAAGAGAAATGGGCTGCGCAAAATGAGCAGGAAGGCAATACGAAAGGGTATCCTGTTCATCCTTCAAGAATTATCCGCGCCATTGACCGAACAGTAGCACCGGATGCGATTCTCGCACTGGATACAGGGGATAATACAGTATGGACGAATCGTAACTTCAAACAAAAAGAGCAGTCTGTCTTATTTTCCGGATACTGGCGGACAATGGGCTTTGGTCTTCCGGCAGCAATGGCAGCCAAGCTCATCAAACCTGAAAAACAAGTCGTGGCGATTGTAGGCGACGGAGGGCTTCAAATGGTACTTGCAGATCTATTGACAGCAACTCGCTATGAACTGGATATTACGGTCGTTGTCCTGAATAATGAAAGTCTTCAAATGGAAAGGGACAAGCTGAAAGTTGCGAAGAAGGAAGAAGTAGGAGTCGATTTAACGAACCCTGATTTTGTGAAATTGGCTGAAGCCTGCGGTTGGAAAGGATTGCGACCTGCTTCGGATACCGAGCTGGAATCTGTCATGGAAGAGGCGCTCAATACGATAGGGCCTACACTGGTAGATATCAGCACAGCACAAGTATTTTTCCCGGAAACACAATAA
- a CDS encoding phosphatase PAP2 family protein: MTQLGGTKIKKRPYILGIFTFVVFCILWITFETAYIQAFDQRAFELLYGNKFITRFHHLGETNFIFTVAVILCIMIWIRKKDYRLIGFVIFSVGGGYGLYQLLKRLIERPRPDRADQFSTFSFPSGHAVHGLLYLFTIAYVLNRLYNFNKASLIIWMATVILTLLIGISRITEARHFASDVMAGWSLGYSWFMLCLWFYIRSKKIKRSENNHSET, from the coding sequence TTGACCCAGTTAGGAGGAACAAAAATAAAAAAGCGGCCATATATTTTAGGGATTTTTACATTTGTTGTATTCTGCATTTTATGGATAACGTTTGAAACTGCGTACATTCAGGCTTTTGATCAAAGGGCTTTTGAATTACTCTACGGAAATAAATTCATTACACGGTTTCATCATTTAGGTGAAACTAACTTTATTTTTACTGTCGCAGTCATTCTTTGTATCATGATTTGGATTCGCAAAAAAGATTATAGACTGATTGGTTTTGTTATTTTTTCCGTAGGCGGCGGATACGGGTTATATCAACTGTTAAAACGCCTGATTGAAAGGCCGCGTCCGGATAGAGCGGATCAATTTTCCACATTTAGTTTTCCTTCAGGACATGCTGTACATGGTTTATTGTATTTATTTACGATCGCATATGTACTAAACCGACTTTACAATTTCAATAAAGCATCACTGATTATATGGATGGCAACTGTTATTTTAACTTTACTAATCGGAATTTCCCGAATTACAGAGGCTCGTCACTTCGCTTCAGATGTGATGGCTGGTTGGTCTCTTGGCTATAGCTGGTTTATGCTTTGCTTATGGTTTTATATAAGAAGTAAAAAAATTAAACGCTCAGAAAATAACCATTCCGAAACTTAG
- a CDS encoding DUF421 domain-containing protein, which produces MDFFYAQESLTAIQWILRAIVAFFFLFFVVKIMGLRSFSQLRLLDYTMAILIGNIIAHPLSDEGLGLEGSLISMSVLVVLYLGCLYVMRKFIPFREFVAPPPIPLVKNGEINVKNLKKARITIDVVLSELRKQSISDINKVALALWEPDGKISIFLSPDHQPVTKSDLKITSQPFSYPVTIIKEGKINYEALSNSSFTEETLKSTVNKTYNVEINAILLATIDQNNQLQIFLK; this is translated from the coding sequence GTGGACTTTTTTTACGCTCAAGAATCTCTTACTGCAATTCAATGGATATTAAGGGCAATTGTCGCCTTTTTTTTCTTATTTTTTGTAGTCAAAATAATGGGATTGCGTTCGTTTTCCCAACTACGATTACTTGATTATACAATGGCGATACTCATTGGTAATATCATCGCCCATCCATTATCAGATGAAGGGTTAGGATTGGAAGGTTCCTTAATTTCCATGTCTGTTTTAGTCGTGCTTTATTTAGGTTGTTTATATGTAATGAGAAAGTTTATCCCGTTTAGAGAATTTGTAGCTCCTCCCCCAATCCCTCTCGTTAAAAATGGGGAAATTAATGTAAAGAATTTAAAAAAAGCCAGAATCACAATAGATGTTGTTTTATCTGAACTTAGAAAACAAAGTATTTCCGATATCAATAAAGTCGCGTTAGCGCTATGGGAACCGGATGGAAAGATATCAATTTTCCTGTCACCTGACCATCAGCCTGTAACAAAGTCAGATCTCAAGATTACATCCCAACCTTTTTCCTATCCGGTGACGATTATTAAAGAGGGTAAGATCAATTATGAAGCTTTAAGTAATTCATCCTTTACTGAAGAAACCCTTAAAAGTACTGTAAACAAAACTTATAATGTAGAAATTAACGCGATCTTGCTTGCAACAATCGATCAAAATAATCAACTGCAAATTTTCCTCAAGTAG
- a CDS encoding GNAT family N-acetyltransferase, whose translation MKIEMNIDPAKAVKVIHHAFKSYETNPQPSSALNDTADSIITEVKQGTEMFGVYDNDELIALVKCVLNDEFIYFSRLSVLPENQGKGVATNLVKYLEGYAVQNNIFVSKCKVRKSEKNNIGLYSKLGYKIVKEEIIINQNGDEIPAVTMQKNLTVST comes from the coding sequence TTGAAAATTGAAATGAATATTGATCCAGCAAAAGCGGTGAAAGTGATCCATCACGCATTCAAGAGTTACGAGACAAATCCGCAACCGTCCAGTGCATTAAATGATACAGCAGACTCCATTATTACTGAAGTAAAACAAGGGACAGAAATGTTCGGGGTATACGATAACGATGAATTAATAGCACTCGTGAAATGTGTTTTAAATGATGAGTTTATTTATTTTTCAAGACTGTCTGTTTTACCTGAGAACCAAGGGAAGGGCGTAGCAACTAATTTGGTGAAATATTTAGAAGGCTACGCTGTGCAAAACAATATATTTGTCTCAAAATGCAAAGTTCGAAAAAGTGAAAAAAATAATATCGGGCTTTATTCAAAATTGGGATATAAAATCGTGAAGGAAGAAATCATCATTAATCAAAATGGTGATGAAATTCCAGCTGTAACTATGCAAAAAAATCTAACTGTTTCTACTTGA